A stretch of Lactuca sativa cultivar Salinas chromosome 6, Lsat_Salinas_v11, whole genome shotgun sequence DNA encodes these proteins:
- the LOC111882212 gene encoding dihydrolipoyl dehydrogenase, mitochondrial, whose product MAMANLARKKAINLFNNTVISSGALRYSYSLSSTFSRGFASGSDENDVVVIGGGPGGYVAAIKAAQLGLKTTCIEKRGALGGTCLNVGCIPSKALLHSSHMYHEAKTSFAKHGVKLDNVEIDLAAMMGQKDKAISTLTKGIEGLFKKNKVTYVKGHGKFLSPSEISVDTLEGGTTVVKGKNIIIATGSDVKGLPGITIDEKRIVSSTGALSLTKIPKKLTVIGAGYIGLEMGSVWARLGSEVTVVEFAPAIVPSMDGEIRKQFQRSLEKQKMKFMLNTKVVAVDTTTDVVKLTLEPSSGGDQSVLEADVVLVSAGRNPFTSGLGLETIGVETDKIGRIPVDERFATNVNGVFAIGDVIPGPMLAHKAEEDGVACVEFIAGLHGHVDYDKVPGVVYTHPEVASVGKTEEQVKEMGIPYRVGKFPMLGNSRAKSIDDAEGVVKIIAEKETDKILGVHIMCSNAGELIHEAALALTYGASSEDIARTCHAHPTLSEAVKEAAMATYDKAIHI is encoded by the exons ATGGCAATGGCGAATTTGGCCAGAAAAAAGGCCATCAATCTCTTCAACAACACTGTCATCTCTTCAGGTGCACTCAGGTATTCATATTCTCTTTCATCTACGTTCTCTAGAGGATTCGCGTCGGGATCTGATGAGAACGATGTCGTTGTCATCGGCGGCGGTCCTGGTGGATACGTGGCGGCGATCAAGGCTGCTCAGCTAGGGCTCAAAACTACTTGTATCGAGAAGCGCGGCGCTCTCGGTGGTACCTGCCTCAACGTTGGTTGCATCCCTTCTAAG GCACTTCTTCATTCATCTCACATGTACCACGAGGCCAAAACAAGCTTCGCCAAACACGGTGTAAAGTTGGATAATGTAGAAATCGATCTTGCAGCCATGATGGGTCAAAAAGATAAAGCCATATCAACTCTCACAAAAGGCATCGAAGGCCTTTTCAAGAAAAACAAAGTAACATACGTAAAAGGACACGGGAAATTCCTCTCCCCTTCCGAAATTTCCGTAGATACCCTTGAGGGCGGGACCACAGTGGTGAAAGGCAAAAACATCATAATCGCCACCGGATCCGATGTCAAAGGACTCCCCGGAATCACAATTGATGAAAAACGAATCGTGTCATCCACCGGAGCTTTATCTTTGACCAAAATCCCCAAAAAGTTGACCGTCATCGGGGCGGGCTACATCGGGTTGGAAATGGGGTCGGTGTGGGCCCGCCTCGGGTCAGAAGTCACAGTGGTCGAATTTGCCCCCGCTATCGTTCCATCAATGGATGGAGAGATCCGGAAACAATTTCAAAGATCTTTAGAGaaacaaaaaatgaaatttatgCTCAATACTAAAGTGGTGGCGGTCGACACCACCACGGATGTTGTGAAATTGACACTCGAGCCGTCGTCGGGCGGTGATCAATCCGTTCTTGAAGCGGATGTGGTTCTTGTATCCGCGGGTCGGAACCCGTTTACATCCGGGCTCGGTTTGGAGACAATTGGTGTTGAGACTGATAAAATCGGGAGAATCCCGGTTGATGAAAGATTCGCGACAAATGTAAACGGTGTTTTTGCGATTGGTGATGTGATTCCGGGCCCGATGTTGGCCCATAAAGCGGAAGAAGACGGAGTCGCGTGTGTGGAATTTATCGCGGGGCTACACGGGCATGTGGACTATGATAAGGTGCCAGGTGTCGTGTACACGCATCCCGAGGTGGCTTCGGTTGGAAAGACTGAAGAGCAAGTGAAGGAGATGGGGATTCCATACAGAGTGGGGAAATTTCCGATGTTGGGAAACAGTAGGGCGAAATCGATCGATGATGCGGAAGGAGTTGTGAAAATAATAGCGGAAAAAGAGACTGATAAGATATTAGGGGTTCATATTATGTGTTCAAATGCAGGGGAATTGATCCATGAAGCTGCTTTAGCGTTGACTTATGGTGCATCAAGTGAGGATATTGCGCGTACTTGTCATGCTCATCCTACTTTGAGTGAGGCTGTTAAGGAGGCTGCAATGGCCACTTATGATAAGGCCattcatatataa